A genome region from Microbacterium sp. CGR2 includes the following:
- a CDS encoding L-rhamnose mutarotase, whose protein sequence is MTRVGFQLQVRPELLDEYLARHSPVRPDMLAEIAAAGRRNYSLFLGEGGALFGFYETDDDAAAQAYLAASPVAARWEAEMSKYFLGLDGRPDQAATTLTEVFHLEDQLAAAGEHAASDNDDDQEGSAS, encoded by the coding sequence ATGACCCGCGTCGGTTTTCAGCTGCAGGTACGACCAGAGCTGCTGGACGAATACCTCGCACGCCACTCCCCTGTCCGGCCGGACATGCTCGCAGAGATCGCGGCCGCCGGCCGCCGCAACTACTCGCTCTTTCTCGGCGAGGGCGGCGCTCTCTTCGGGTTCTACGAGACCGATGACGACGCTGCGGCGCAGGCCTACCTCGCCGCGTCCCCCGTCGCCGCACGCTGGGAAGCCGAGATGAGCAAGTACTTCCTCGGCCTCGACGGACGCCCCGATCAGGCCGCCACCACACTCACCGAGGTGTTCCACCTCGAAGACCAGCTCGCCGCAGCCGGCGAGCACGCAGCATCCGACAACGACGACGACCAAGAAGGCAGTGCATCGTGA
- a CDS encoding site-specific integrase yields MAKRVVQNVYSYPSKKAESGLLWRARYRSPSHKIIEKRGFATRDQAEAWLTAEKTKLNTGEWTDPRKARVTVSALAPAWLALKKATLKPSSFAPLEASWRNYVAPRWGDVELRRIVNSEVAEWVGAIDKSATMKLRAYGVLNGILKQAVRDGRIPRNPAEGVDSLPRKTSQRHHRYLTPGELHAVAEAAGQHRALVLVLGYCGLRWGETVALRVRDVDLERRRISVRRNAVETLGEIHEGTPKTRAGSRQVPLPRVTADALGAALGGKAESDLVFPGTGGGYMRRVRASSGSKSWWKSALREAGAENMVLHDLRHTAASIAVSAGGNVKAIQRMLGHESAAMTLDIYADLFDDDIETLLTRIDALTQEAVGGNSMAD; encoded by the coding sequence ATGGCTAAGCGAGTCGTTCAGAACGTCTACTCCTACCCGTCGAAGAAGGCGGAGTCTGGACTTTTATGGCGGGCGCGGTACCGCTCGCCCTCCCACAAGATCATCGAAAAGCGCGGCTTCGCGACCCGAGATCAGGCTGAGGCGTGGTTGACGGCGGAGAAGACCAAGCTCAACACGGGAGAGTGGACCGACCCGAGGAAGGCCCGGGTAACCGTTAGCGCCCTCGCGCCGGCTTGGCTGGCACTTAAGAAAGCGACGTTGAAGCCGTCGTCATTCGCCCCGCTCGAGGCGTCCTGGCGGAACTACGTGGCACCGCGGTGGGGAGACGTCGAGCTGCGCCGGATCGTCAACAGCGAAGTCGCCGAATGGGTCGGCGCAATCGACAAGTCCGCGACGATGAAGTTGCGCGCGTACGGTGTCCTGAACGGCATCCTGAAACAGGCTGTGCGAGATGGCCGCATACCGAGGAATCCGGCCGAGGGCGTGGATTCGCTGCCGCGCAAGACATCGCAGCGGCACCATCGTTATCTGACTCCTGGGGAGCTGCATGCCGTGGCTGAGGCTGCGGGGCAGCACAGGGCGCTTGTTCTCGTGCTCGGGTACTGCGGACTCCGTTGGGGAGAAACAGTCGCTCTGCGCGTGCGTGACGTGGATCTCGAACGACGGCGCATATCGGTTCGACGCAACGCAGTTGAGACGCTTGGAGAGATTCACGAGGGAACGCCAAAGACGCGTGCAGGATCACGTCAAGTCCCACTCCCCCGTGTCACAGCTGACGCACTGGGAGCAGCGCTCGGGGGGAAGGCAGAGAGCGACTTGGTATTCCCTGGCACTGGCGGCGGCTACATGCGGCGAGTGCGGGCGTCCAGCGGCTCGAAGTCGTGGTGGAAGTCAGCCCTGCGTGAAGCGGGCGCAGAGAACATGGTGCTGCATGATCTGAGGCACACGGCCGCATCGATCGCGGTCAGCGCTGGCGGCAACGTTAAAGCGATCCAACGGATGCTTGGGCACGAGTCGGCTGCGATGACGCTAGACATCTACGCAGATCTGTTCGACGACGACATTGAGACTCTTTTGACGCGAATAGATGCGCTGACCCAAGAGGCGGTTGGTGGCAATTCGATGGCAGATTGA
- a CDS encoding LacI family DNA-binding transcriptional regulator: MAVSVKDVAAAAGVSVGTVSNVLNQPERVSARTVERVQQAIQSLGFVRNDAARQLRAGRSRSIGLVVPDIGNPFFADVARGAEDRAAEAGMTVLLGNSDERDERQEAHLELFQEQRVNGVLLTPASDDLAMLQRFATAGMPIVLVDRDIEGDAFASVSVDDVEGGSIAVRHLLDAGRRRIAFICGPRSVQQVSDRLRGADAAVAEFPDAELEVIERSALTVLQGRAAGEAIAARDAATRPDAIFAANDLLAVGLLQAFSFGSGIRVPDDIALVGYDDIDFASAAVVPLSSVRQPARMLGRTGVDLLLNRLDGVEHDSRVRFRPELVVRESSGGSSASLG, from the coding sequence ATGGCCGTCAGTGTGAAAGATGTCGCGGCGGCGGCCGGAGTGTCGGTCGGCACGGTGTCGAACGTGTTGAATCAGCCCGAGCGGGTGTCTGCGCGCACGGTCGAGCGTGTGCAGCAGGCCATTCAATCGCTCGGCTTCGTGCGCAATGACGCCGCCCGCCAGTTGCGGGCCGGTCGCAGCCGCAGCATCGGACTCGTCGTCCCGGACATCGGCAACCCGTTCTTCGCAGACGTCGCCAGAGGGGCGGAGGATCGTGCCGCCGAAGCGGGGATGACCGTGCTGCTCGGCAACAGCGACGAGCGCGACGAACGCCAGGAGGCCCATCTCGAGCTGTTCCAGGAGCAGCGGGTCAACGGTGTGCTGCTGACTCCGGCATCCGACGATCTCGCGATGCTGCAGCGGTTCGCCACAGCCGGTATGCCCATCGTTCTCGTCGACCGTGACATCGAAGGCGACGCCTTCGCCTCGGTGTCGGTCGACGATGTCGAAGGGGGAAGTATCGCGGTGCGACACCTCTTAGATGCCGGGCGTCGCCGCATCGCCTTCATCTGCGGACCGCGATCGGTGCAGCAGGTATCCGACCGTCTCCGAGGGGCGGATGCCGCGGTGGCTGAGTTCCCTGATGCCGAACTCGAGGTCATCGAACGCTCTGCGCTGACGGTGCTTCAAGGGCGAGCGGCGGGGGAGGCGATCGCGGCACGGGACGCCGCGACACGACCCGATGCGATCTTCGCCGCCAATGACCTCCTGGCTGTCGGGCTGCTGCAGGCATTCAGCTTCGGCTCCGGCATCCGAGTGCCCGACGACATCGCGTTGGTGGGCTACGACGACATCGATTTCGCGTCAGCCGCCGTGGTTCCGCTCAGTTCGGTGCGTCAGCCCGCGCGGATGCTCGGACGCACTGGCGTCGACCTGCTCCTGAACCGCCTCGACGGGGTCGAGCACGACAGTCGGGTGCGCTTTCGGCCGGAGTTGGTCGTGCGCGAGTCCAGCGGCGGCTCTTCCGCAAGCCTTGGGTAG
- the rhaI gene encoding L-rhamnose isomerase, which produces MSILSPDHLATLEQQGIELPSWAFGNSGTRFKVFGTPGTPRDPFEKIADAAQVNKYTALAPSVALHIPWDLVESFDDLRKHAEDLGVTLGTINSNTFQDDDYKFGALTHEDAAIRQKAIDHHLACIDVMDATGSRDLKIWLAEGSNYPGQADLRGRQDRLQESLQKIYARLGDDQRLVLEYKFFEPAFYHTDVPDWGTSYAQVSALGDKAMVCLDTGHHAPGTNIEFIVMQLLRLGKLGSFDFNSRFYADDDLIVGAADPFQLFRILFEVVRGGGLNNPDVAFMLDQCHNVEDKIPGQIRSVLNVQEMTARALLVDGEALTAAQKSGDVLAANAVFMDAFYTDVRPALAEWRESRGLAADPMAAYAASGYQQKIAADRVGGVQAGWGA; this is translated from the coding sequence GTGAGCATCCTCTCCCCCGACCACCTCGCGACCCTCGAGCAGCAGGGCATCGAACTCCCCAGCTGGGCGTTCGGCAACTCCGGCACCCGATTCAAGGTGTTCGGCACCCCCGGAACCCCTCGTGACCCCTTCGAGAAGATCGCGGATGCCGCACAGGTCAACAAATACACCGCGCTGGCCCCGTCCGTGGCGCTGCACATCCCGTGGGACCTCGTCGAGTCCTTCGACGACCTGCGCAAGCACGCGGAAGACCTCGGCGTCACCCTCGGCACGATCAACTCGAACACCTTCCAGGACGACGACTACAAGTTCGGCGCCCTCACCCACGAAGATGCGGCGATCCGACAGAAGGCCATCGACCACCACCTCGCGTGCATCGACGTGATGGACGCCACCGGCAGCCGCGACCTGAAGATCTGGCTCGCCGAGGGCTCCAACTACCCGGGTCAGGCGGACCTCCGCGGCCGTCAGGACCGCCTGCAGGAGTCCCTGCAGAAGATCTACGCCCGCCTCGGTGACGATCAGCGACTGGTGCTCGAGTACAAGTTCTTCGAGCCGGCGTTCTACCACACCGACGTTCCGGACTGGGGCACCTCGTACGCCCAGGTCAGCGCGCTGGGCGACAAGGCGATGGTCTGCCTCGACACCGGCCACCACGCGCCGGGTACGAACATCGAGTTCATCGTGATGCAGCTGCTGCGCCTCGGAAAGCTCGGCTCGTTCGACTTCAACTCGCGCTTCTATGCCGACGACGACCTGATCGTCGGGGCGGCCGACCCGTTCCAGCTCTTCCGCATCCTGTTCGAGGTCGTCCGCGGTGGCGGTCTGAACAACCCGGACGTGGCGTTCATGCTCGATCAGTGCCACAACGTGGAGGACAAGATCCCCGGTCAGATCCGCTCGGTGCTGAACGTGCAGGAGATGACGGCACGCGCGCTGCTCGTCGACGGCGAAGCACTCACCGCGGCCCAGAAGTCCGGCGACGTGCTGGCGGCCAACGCGGTGTTCATGGACGCGTTCTACACCGACGTGCGTCCGGCCCTCGCCGAGTGGCGCGAGTCGCGCGGCCTCGCCGCCGACCCGATGGCCGCCTACGCGGCATCCGGATACCAGCAGAAGATCGCGGCCGACCGCGTCGGTGGAGTGCAGGCCGGCTGGGGCGCCTGA